One part of the Methanofastidiosum sp. genome encodes these proteins:
- a CDS encoding ECF transporter S component: MNKINKSKLISIVAVFSALAFVATRFLQIPILQTGGYLNFGEAVIYLAAIVFGPIVGGLVGAIGPALADLSSPYAAFAPLLL; encoded by the coding sequence TTGAACAAAATTAATAAATCAAAATTGATAAGCATTGTAGCTGTATTCTCTGCCCTTGCTTTCGTTGCAACTAGATTTTTACAAATACCAATACTGCAGACTGGGGGATACCTAAATTTTGGAGAAGCGGTAATATACCTTGCTGCAATTGTATTTGGGCCTATTGTCGGGGGGCTTGTAGGAGCCATTGGGCCCGCCCTAGCAGATCTTAGTTCCCCTTACGCTGCATTTGCCCCTTTACTTTTGTAA
- the trpA gene encoding tryptophan synthase subunit alpha — protein MRLDNLFSKKEPVYMAHVYYGDPNENFSKKAIVVLCDRGVDIIEFGIPFSDPTSDGPVFQRACERALKGGMTPSKAIEGIRLLRESGVSNSIIVTSYYNIVYHKGIDKFIESIKEAGADGLIVPNVPYEEADPLLESGNKHGIEIIFLVAPTTPERRLKEIIKRARGFLYVVSVTGVTGARKDIQDSTFDLIKRVRKYSDIPLLVGFGISKPEHARDIIAAGANGVITGSAIALIYEKNLDNPEMHLEEIGTFANSIKQGCREGIRLKE, from the coding sequence ATGAGACTAGATAATCTTTTCTCTAAAAAAGAGCCCGTATATATGGCGCATGTGTACTATGGGGACCCAAACGAGAACTTTTCGAAAAAAGCTATCGTGGTGCTATGTGATAGAGGGGTAGACATAATTGAATTTGGCATCCCCTTTTCTGATCCAACATCAGATGGCCCAGTTTTTCAGAGGGCGTGTGAAAGGGCATTAAAAGGAGGGATGACACCATCAAAAGCAATTGAAGGGATAAGACTTCTCAGGGAATCCGGGGTATCAAATTCTATTATTGTTACTAGCTATTACAATATCGTCTACCACAAGGGAATTGATAAATTTATTGAATCCATAAAAGAAGCCGGTGCAGACGGATTGATTGTTCCAAATGTGCCATATGAAGAAGCAGATCCTCTTTTGGAATCTGGTAATAAACATGGAATTGAAATAATATTCCTTGTTGCACCCACAACGCCAGAAAGAAGATTAAAGGAGATTATCAAGCGTGCAAGGGGGTTCCTTTACGTAGTCTCTGTAACAGGGGTAACTGGCGCCAGAAAAGATATTCAGGATTCAACTTTTGACCTCATCAAAAGAGTCCGTAAATACTCTGACATCCCACTACTTGTAGGATTTGGAATTTCGAAACCGGAACATGCTAGAGATATTATAGCGGCAGGTGCAAATGGGGTAATTACTGGAAGTGCGATAGCTTTGATTTATGAGAAAAATCTTGATAATCCAGAGATGCATTTAGAAGAAATAGGTACTTTTGCCAATAGTATCAAACAGGGATGTAGAGAAGGCATCAGACTAAAAGAGTAG
- the trpB gene encoding tryptophan synthase subunit beta, protein MKNEKAYYGKFGGQFVPETLMPILEELDDAYQKYSKDEEFQKKLEYYLREFAGRPTPLYHAKKLTEHLGGAKVYLKREDLAHTGAHKINNTIGQVLLAKTMGKKRIIAETGAGQHGVATAATVAALGLECEVYMGEVDIQRQALNVFRMKLFGANVIPVTSGSKTLKDAINDALRDYIANCENTHYVIGSVVGPHPYPSMVRDFQTVIGKEAKDQIMGKEGKLPSHLIACVGGGSNAIGLFNPFFDTDVKMIGVEAGGKGTGIGMHGASLCYGSIGELHGELSYFIQDREGQISETHSISAGLDYPGVGPEHAYYKEIGRAEYVAINDDEALNAFYLLSRLEGILPALESAHAVAQACKMAPNLDPDESLIVCLSGRGDKDVNIVLDLEEKNETR, encoded by the coding sequence TTGAAAAATGAAAAAGCGTATTATGGCAAATTTGGAGGTCAGTTTGTACCGGAAACCCTCATGCCAATATTGGAAGAATTAGATGATGCTTACCAGAAGTATTCTAAAGATGAAGAGTTTCAGAAGAAACTTGAGTATTATCTTAGGGAATTTGCGGGAAGGCCCACGCCCCTCTACCATGCTAAAAAACTTACAGAGCATCTTGGTGGTGCAAAGGTCTATTTAAAAAGAGAAGATCTTGCGCATACAGGCGCACATAAGATCAATAACACTATTGGACAAGTACTCTTAGCTAAGACAATGGGCAAAAAAAGGATAATTGCGGAAACAGGTGCGGGCCAACACGGCGTTGCAACGGCAGCCACTGTCGCGGCATTGGGACTTGAATGCGAAGTATATATGGGTGAAGTCGATATTCAAAGACAGGCATTAAATGTCTTCAGAATGAAGTTATTTGGTGCAAATGTAATTCCAGTTACATCTGGATCAAAGACACTTAAGGATGCCATAAACGATGCATTAAGGGACTATATTGCAAACTGTGAAAATACACATTATGTAATAGGTTCTGTTGTAGGGCCACATCCTTATCCTTCAATGGTAAGAGATTTCCAAACTGTAATAGGAAAAGAAGCTAAAGACCAGATTATGGGAAAGGAAGGAAAACTACCTTCCCATCTTATCGCATGTGTTGGAGGGGGAAGTAATGCAATAGGTCTTTTTAACCCATTTTTTGATACAGATGTCAAAATGATTGGTGTTGAGGCCGGAGGCAAAGGAACTGGGATTGGAATGCATGGCGCATCTTTGTGCTATGGGAGCATAGGAGAACTTCATGGAGAACTTAGCTACTTTATTCAGGACAGAGAAGGCCAGATAAGCGAAACTCATTCAATTTCAGCAGGCCTTGATTATCCTGGGGTAGGGCCTGAGCACGCCTATTATAAAGAGATTGGAAGGGCAGAATATGTTGCCATAAATGATGATGAGGCCCTAAATGCTTTTTATCTCCTTTCAAGATTAGAAGGTATACTGCCTGCATTGGAGAGCGCTCATGCTGTAGCTCAAGCATGCAAGATGGCACCGAACTTGGATCCTGACGAATCCTTAATAGTGTGCCTTTCTGGCCGAGGAGATAAGGATGTCAATATTGTTTTAGATTTGGAGGAAAAAAATGAGACTAGATAA
- the thiL gene encoding thiamine-phosphate kinase has translation MNIREIGGEFELIKRISRDVNDENVIKGIGDDCAVIKYKNNSYLLITTDMMVENDHFSLKWHTPIQIGNKLMEVNVSDIVAMGGTPKYAFVSMSIKKDTQVEFIDEFYNGLCESTKKHGVHILGGDTTHGTEYVFNITLLGEVEAGLLRLRSGAKLGDLICVTGNLGGNAAGLNLLQFGKEGFFDNYLKVKSRSAVEAKIIAKYATSMIDVSDGLASEIKHICEESKVGAEILYDRIPLSNETIASGNILGMDPHDFALYGGEDFELVFTISKGNIDNLRANFNDFTIVGKIVKGDVALLKNNQKIELKKGYDHFE, from the coding sequence ATGAATATTCGAGAGATTGGGGGAGAATTTGAACTAATTAAGAGAATTTCGAGAGATGTCAATGATGAAAACGTAATTAAGGGCATTGGAGATGACTGCGCCGTTATAAAATATAAAAATAATAGCTATCTTCTTATTACGACTGACATGATGGTGGAAAACGATCATTTTTCATTAAAATGGCATACTCCTATTCAAATCGGCAATAAGTTGATGGAAGTCAATGTGTCTGACATAGTAGCCATGGGGGGCACACCAAAATATGCATTTGTTTCAATGTCGATTAAAAAGGATACTCAAGTTGAATTTATCGATGAATTTTATAATGGTCTTTGTGAGTCCACAAAAAAACACGGAGTACATATCCTTGGAGGCGACACAACACATGGAACAGAGTATGTATTCAACATTACTCTTTTGGGAGAGGTTGAAGCTGGACTATTGAGATTAAGATCGGGAGCAAAATTAGGAGACCTCATATGCGTTACAGGAAATTTAGGTGGAAACGCCGCAGGATTAAACTTATTGCAGTTTGGAAAAGAAGGCTTTTTTGACAATTATCTTAAAGTAAAATCTAGAAGTGCAGTAGAGGCCAAGATTATTGCTAAATATGCCACATCGATGATTGATGTAAGCGATGGGTTGGCCAGTGAGATTAAGCATATCTGTGAAGAAAGCAAGGTTGGGGCTGAAATTCTTTATGATAGAATTCCTTTGTCCAATGAAACTATTGCCTCCGGAAATATCCTAGGAATGGACCCTCATGATTTTGCCCTTTATGGTGGAGAAGATTTTGAACTTGTATTTACTATATCTAAGGGTAATATAGACAATTTAAGGGCAAACTTCAATGATTTTACCATAGTCGGAAAAATAGTAAAGGGAGATGTCGCTCTATTAAAAAATAATCAGAAAATTGAACTCAAAAAAGGATATGACCATTTTGAATGA
- a CDS encoding phosphoribosylanthranilate isomerase: MTKVQVCGIRTLEDALICEKADADSLGFVNVEGRARSISLDNIKNIIGGIGPMTLSTLIGFPKNSEEIIKKADFVGADAVQIYTLDTNELERVKDCGFRVYRAVSIDIETGKLEVSVEDLDSFAEACDMIVFEPSLNKITGGLGLQYNYEGMLIPYINYCRRFGIAGGLNPQNVEIALKIRPYSVDVSSGVESKLGAKSEEKIIEFIKRCKN; this comes from the coding sequence ATGACAAAAGTTCAGGTGTGCGGCATAAGAACGCTTGAAGATGCTCTTATCTGTGAAAAAGCAGACGCAGATTCATTAGGCTTTGTCAATGTCGAAGGCAGAGCAAGAAGCATCTCCCTAGACAATATAAAAAACATAATAGGGGGGATTGGTCCGATGACATTATCCACACTAATTGGATTTCCAAAAAACTCTGAAGAAATCATAAAGAAAGCTGACTTCGTTGGTGCCGATGCTGTTCAGATTTATACTTTGGATACCAACGAGCTAGAGAGAGTGAAAGATTGTGGATTTAGAGTCTATAGGGCCGTTAGTATAGATATAGAAACTGGAAAACTCGAAGTTTCAGTTGAAGACCTAGATTCATTTGCAGAAGCATGCGACATGATTGTTTTCGAACCCTCCTTAAATAAGATTACTGGGGGATTAGGATTACAATATAACTATGAGGGCATGCTAATTCCTTACATTAATTACTGTAGAAGATTTGGAATAGCGGGTGGCCTTAATCCGCAAAATGTAGAGATTGCATTGAAGATTAGGCCTTATTCTGTTGATGTTTCATCGGGTGTCGAATCAAAGTTGGGGGCTAAATCAGAGGAGAAGATAATTGAATTTATCAAGAGGTGTAAGAATTGA
- the thiM gene encoding hydroxyethylthiazole kinase → MIENDLLEKVREISPLVHHLTNWVTIYDCASITRAFGALPVMAHAKEECYSMAMLSYSLVLNIGTITSSMLDSMILAGKGANQMGIPIVLDTVGVGSTKYREDAVLQILDEVKINILKGNASEIARLSGKKVKTRGVETSFVNFDLTEIAKKLARERKMAVVITEKEDIVADKNKVYLVHNGDKMMSAVVGTGCMAASVIGAFAAIEKDYGLAASVALSCFGIAGELAAKKSSGPSSFKTFLIDEAYNLTSEKIREMEKIEIL, encoded by the coding sequence ATGATTGAAAATGATTTATTAGAAAAAGTTAGGGAGATTAGTCCACTGGTACATCATCTGACCAACTGGGTAACTATATACGATTGTGCAAGCATTACAAGAGCTTTTGGAGCTTTACCTGTAATGGCCCATGCTAAAGAAGAGTGTTATTCCATGGCCATGCTCTCATACTCTCTTGTGTTAAATATTGGCACAATTACTAGTTCGATGCTTGATTCTATGATTTTAGCAGGAAAAGGGGCTAATCAAATGGGCATCCCCATAGTCTTGGACACCGTAGGGGTAGGATCGACTAAATACAGGGAAGATGCCGTTTTACAGATACTCGATGAAGTAAAAATAAACATCCTAAAAGGAAACGCTTCAGAGATTGCAAGATTGTCTGGGAAAAAGGTGAAGACAAGAGGCGTTGAGACCTCTTTTGTCAATTTTGATTTAACTGAAATTGCAAAGAAATTAGCTCGAGAGAGAAAAATGGCAGTTGTGATAACAGAGAAAGAAGATATCGTGGCAGACAAAAACAAGGTATACCTTGTGCACAATGGAGATAAGATGATGAGCGCGGTGGTCGGAACTGGATGCATGGCCGCATCCGTTATTGGGGCATTTGCGGCGATAGAAAAGGATTACGGACTTGCAGCTTCAGTGGCCCTTTCTTGTTTTGGGATAGCTGGAGAATTGGCTGCTAAAAAATCTTCTGGCCCGAGTTCTTTTAAAACATTCTTGATTGATGAAGCATATAATCTTACTTCTGAAAAAATAAGAGAGATGGAAAAAATTGAAATACTTTGA
- the thiC gene encoding phosphomethylpyrimidine synthase ThiC: MKYFDFYFITDSTLSKKGLLEDVKSALKAGCKIIQYREKEKPVRKMIEEAQAIKELCSGKAIFLVNDNVDVALAVDSDGIHVGQEDIPLDLARKLLGKDKIIGITVHNVPEALQAVNFTADYIALSPIFYSSTKKNAGIPCGVEMIRKVKEVVDIPIVAIGGIDKENVEQTLQNGADSIACISSILNSDDVYQKIMEFRGIIKGARMNNTQIEYANAGIVTEEMKTVAIQEGIPINQLIRNIKAGHAVILKSKKHKCRPIGIGKDLRIKVNANIGTSPVNNNVETELKKLSASIRYGADTVMDLSTAGDIQKIRKTILNNSEIPVGTVPVYQVFSGINNVGEIKERDFLDSIQSHIEDGVDFLTLHCGVTKECIPLLEKRVTRIVSRGGSLILKWMIFHDKENPLYTNFDKIVAMVKKYDVVLSLGDGLRPGCLADSTDDAQIEELKILGSLSQKALDRGVQVIIEGPGHVPFNQIRKNVELEKKYCNGAPFYILGPVVTDISPGYDHIAGAIGSALAAYHGADYLCSITPMEHLGLPDVQDVIDGIIASKIAAHSIDIAHGVAHAERIDLEMSKARSNLDWNKMFSYSMNPEKAKKLRGNIKGDYCSMCGEFCSIKINKECRKKI; encoded by the coding sequence TTGAAATACTTTGATTTTTATTTTATCACAGATTCTACGCTCAGCAAAAAAGGCTTACTAGAAGATGTTAAATCTGCACTCAAAGCAGGGTGTAAGATTATCCAATATCGAGAGAAAGAAAAGCCTGTTCGAAAAATGATTGAAGAAGCACAAGCTATAAAAGAACTCTGCAGTGGCAAAGCCATTTTTCTAGTCAATGATAATGTTGATGTTGCTCTTGCAGTTGATAGTGATGGAATTCACGTTGGGCAAGAAGACATACCTTTAGATCTTGCAAGAAAACTACTGGGCAAAGACAAAATAATCGGAATTACTGTGCACAACGTTCCAGAAGCCCTGCAAGCTGTGAATTTCACGGCCGATTATATAGCCTTGAGCCCTATTTTTTATTCTTCTACTAAAAAAAATGCAGGAATTCCATGTGGGGTAGAAATGATAAGAAAGGTAAAAGAAGTCGTCGATATACCTATAGTTGCTATTGGGGGAATAGACAAAGAAAATGTAGAGCAAACTCTTCAAAATGGTGCAGATTCCATAGCTTGTATCTCTTCTATATTGAATTCAGATGACGTTTATCAGAAAATCATGGAATTTAGAGGTATAATCAAAGGTGCAAGAATGAATAATACTCAGATAGAATATGCAAATGCAGGAATCGTAACTGAAGAGATGAAAACGGTAGCCATTCAAGAGGGAATTCCTATAAATCAATTGATAAGAAATATTAAAGCTGGCCATGCTGTCATTTTGAAGAGTAAAAAACATAAATGCAGACCCATAGGCATTGGAAAAGATCTTAGGATAAAAGTTAATGCCAATATTGGTACCTCGCCTGTTAATAACAACGTTGAAACTGAACTTAAGAAACTTAGCGCTTCGATTAGATACGGAGCCGATACGGTGATGGATTTAAGCACTGCTGGAGATATTCAGAAAATACGTAAGACGATACTTAACAATTCTGAAATACCAGTTGGGACAGTCCCGGTATATCAGGTTTTTTCTGGCATAAACAATGTGGGAGAAATAAAAGAAAGAGATTTTTTAGATTCAATTCAATCACATATCGAAGATGGCGTTGATTTTCTTACATTACACTGCGGAGTTACTAAAGAATGTATTCCGTTATTAGAGAAAAGAGTTACTAGAATCGTTTCCCGTGGGGGAAGTTTAATCCTGAAATGGATGATATTTCACGACAAAGAAAATCCTCTTTATACTAATTTTGATAAAATTGTAGCCATGGTGAAAAAATACGATGTTGTTTTAAGTTTAGGTGATGGATTAAGGCCCGGGTGTTTGGCAGATTCTACAGACGATGCACAGATTGAAGAACTTAAAATATTGGGGTCTTTATCTCAAAAGGCTTTGGATCGGGGCGTTCAGGTTATCATAGAAGGCCCTGGACATGTGCCGTTTAATCAAATCAGGAAAAATGTAGAACTAGAAAAAAAATATTGTAACGGAGCCCCTTTTTACATACTGGGGCCAGTGGTCACGGATATATCCCCTGGTTATGATCATATTGCTGGAGCAATAGGGAGCGCTTTAGCTGCATATCATGGAGCAGATTATCTCTGTTCTATAACCCCCATGGAACATCTTGGATTGCCTGATGTTCAAGATGTAATTGATGGGATTATTGCGTCAAAAATTGCCGCACATTCAATTGACATTGCACACGGTGTTGCACATGCAGAAAGAATAGATTTAGAAATGTCAAAAGCAAGAAGCAATCTCGATTGGAATAAAATGTTTAGTTATTCCATGAATCCAGAAAAAGCAAAAAAATTAAGAGGTAATATAAAAGGTGACTACTGCTCCATGTGTGGCGAATTTTGTTCAATTAAGATTAACAAAGAGTGCAGGAAAAAGATATGA
- a CDS encoding ECF transporter S component has product MCPFTFVIKGLEGFIVGKIAENKEKTAIRITAIIAGGIIMIVGYYLVEVSIFMIPPAVALIEVPFNIIRMSVGGFVAILLAKKVKNLKY; this is encoded by the coding sequence ATTTGCCCCTTTACTTTTGTAATAAAAGGGCTAGAAGGATTTATAGTTGGAAAAATTGCGGAAAATAAAGAGAAAACTGCCATTAGGATAACTGCAATAATAGCAGGAGGGATAATAATGATAGTTGGGTATTATCTTGTTGAAGTCAGTATTTTTATGATACCACCTGCAGTTGCCCTTATCGAAGTTCCATTTAATATAATCCGAATGTCAGTTGGAGGCTTTGTAGCAATTTTACTTGCAAAGAAAGTTAAAAATTTAAAATACTGA
- a CDS encoding indole-3-glycerol-phosphate synthase, with product MNNSEYERVKTLTREGVKMRLKNSLGAAVGEIIENKLIVEVKKKRSLYNFLKEGRKKGIRIIAEIKPSSPSKGNLKAITIENIAGIVEELEHGGASAISVLVEPRKFNGSMQFLKKAREATDLPILAKGFFYTPIHLSECSVFGADAYLSMIRVLETLKVNKEEFIQFGQKLDLEPFFEANSLEEISSVPSIERRIVEINNRNIYGDFEINLSNISIGKNLPEKDVLVSASGVFSEQDIEELFCLSNNRLDAVLIGTSIMESEDITDKIREFVDKGKEVVK from the coding sequence ATGAATAATTCAGAATATGAAAGAGTCAAGACACTAACTAGAGAGGGAGTTAAAATGAGACTCAAGAATAGTCTAGGTGCTGCTGTTGGAGAAATTATTGAAAACAAACTCATCGTAGAAGTAAAAAAGAAGAGAAGTTTATATAACTTCCTAAAGGAAGGTAGAAAAAAAGGTATTAGGATAATAGCAGAAATAAAGCCATCTTCACCTTCAAAAGGTAATTTGAAAGCCATTACTATAGAAAACATTGCAGGCATTGTAGAAGAGCTTGAACATGGAGGGGCCAGTGCAATTTCAGTACTTGTAGAGCCAAGAAAATTTAACGGCAGCATGCAGTTTCTGAAAAAGGCCAGAGAAGCTACAGATTTACCGATACTTGCAAAGGGATTCTTTTACACACCAATCCATCTTTCAGAGTGTAGTGTTTTTGGTGCAGATGCATACCTTTCTATGATTAGAGTGCTAGAAACTTTGAAAGTCAATAAAGAAGAGTTTATACAATTCGGACAAAAGCTAGATCTAGAGCCCTTCTTTGAAGCAAACTCTTTGGAAGAGATAAGCTCAGTTCCTTCAATAGAAAGAAGGATAGTTGAGATTAACAACCGAAACATCTATGGAGATTTTGAAATCAATTTATCTAATATCTCTATTGGGAAAAATCTTCCAGAAAAAGATGTTCTTGTAAGCGCTTCAGGTGTATTCTCTGAACAAGACATAGAGGAGCTATTCTGCCTTTCTAATAATCGTCTTGACGCTGTTTTGATAGGAACTAGCATAATGGAATCTGAGGATATAACTGATAAGATAAGGGAGTTTGTAGATAAGGGAAAAGAGGTGGTTAAATGA